A section of the Polyangia bacterium genome encodes:
- a CDS encoding Rieske (2Fe-2S) protein, translating into MASSRSHNDNGRALSDRRSFLRQGASGALLLAVAPAGCNQQVSPPTGPVPGGNVSAIAVNSLRVVDGDVVLGRDEAGLYAMSAACTHAGCLLNTVGSTPAQGLNCNCHGSRFDGNGTVTRGPAVTALQHYQVDVAADGTITIQGGDPVSADGRTPVP; encoded by the coding sequence ATGGCGTCTTCTCGTTCGCACAATGACAACGGCCGCGCACTGTCCGATCGCCGATCGTTCTTGCGGCAAGGCGCCAGCGGCGCGTTGCTGCTGGCGGTGGCGCCCGCGGGCTGCAATCAACAGGTGTCGCCGCCCACTGGCCCGGTTCCCGGCGGCAACGTCAGCGCCATCGCCGTCAATTCGCTGCGCGTGGTGGATGGAGACGTGGTGCTGGGACGGGACGAGGCCGGTCTTTACGCCATGTCGGCGGCCTGCACGCACGCCGGTTGTTTGTTGAACACCGTCGGAAGCACGCCGGCGCAGGGGCTCAATTGCAACTGCCACGGCTCGCGCTTCGACGGCAACGGCACGGTGACGCGAGGTCCCGCGGTGACCGCGTTACAGCATTACCAAGTTGACGTAGCGGCCGACGGCACGATCACCATCCAGGGCGGCGATCCGGTCTCGGCTGATGGGCGAACGCCGGTTCCGTGA